Proteins found in one Litorihabitans aurantiacus genomic segment:
- a CDS encoding molybdopterin-dependent oxidoreductase codes for MHQHRRVHADRPLEALTDGRDALLAVGMNGEVLPQRNGFPVRMVVPGLYGFVSATKWVVEMKVSRFADEVAYWTERGWAEQAPIKTASRIDVPRGFSQVSAGDEVVIGGVAWAQTRGIASVEIQVDQGEWQEVELSPALSNDTWRQWRTTWTAEQGVHTIRCRAYDGDGELQIEEMVAPIPNGSSGYDSRSITVT; via the coding sequence GTGCACCAGCATCGACGGGTTCACGCTGACCGCCCCCTCGAGGCGCTGACCGACGGGCGCGACGCGCTGCTCGCCGTCGGGATGAACGGTGAGGTGCTGCCGCAGCGCAACGGGTTCCCGGTGCGCATGGTCGTGCCGGGTCTGTACGGCTTCGTCTCCGCGACGAAGTGGGTCGTGGAGATGAAGGTCTCGAGGTTCGCCGACGAGGTCGCGTACTGGACCGAGCGCGGCTGGGCCGAGCAGGCACCGATCAAGACCGCCTCCCGCATCGACGTGCCGCGCGGCTTCAGCCAGGTCAGCGCCGGCGACGAGGTCGTGATCGGTGGTGTCGCGTGGGCACAGACTCGGGGGATCGCCTCGGTGGAGATCCAGGTCGACCAGGGGGAGTGGCAGGAGGTCGAGCTCTCGCCGGCGCTCTCGAACGACACGTGGCGCCAGTGGCGCACGACGTGGACCGCCGAGCAGGGCGTGCACACGATCCGCTGCCGCGCCTACGACGGCGACGGCGAGCTCCAGATCGAGGAGATGGTCGCCCCCATCCCGAACGGGTCCTCCGGCTACGACTCGCGCAGCATCACGGTCACCTGA